A genomic segment from Alkalibacter saccharofermentans DSM 14828 encodes:
- a CDS encoding calcium/sodium antiporter produces MEELIHGYLISLPTLLLAAIIVVSLGVLSKGADVLVDEAVILSFKWGVPKMIIGATIISLGTTLPEASVSVLAAMQGNADLALGNAIGSIIADTGLIIGLASLLGHLPIEKLVVERQGKIQLGAGILLAVVCLPFLSPGEGGNISRMVGILFLVLLGLYIYYSIKWSKITDALGPGDEDGIEITKEADGSVLLLIGKIFAAIAMVILSSKVLISSVEITAVRVGIPQSVIAATLIAFGTSLPELITAVNAVRKGHGELAVGNIVGADILNVLFVVGSAAAVTPGGLVVPSNYFKLQIPAMVIILLVFRFFTKKRGDSITKPEGIVLLGMYFVYLALNYLWI; encoded by the coding sequence ATGGAAGAACTGATACATGGATATTTAATATCATTACCCACGCTCTTGTTGGCAGCGATAATAGTGGTGTCCCTTGGGGTGCTCAGCAAGGGGGCAGATGTTTTAGTGGACGAGGCGGTGATCCTTTCCTTTAAGTGGGGAGTGCCTAAGATGATAATCGGAGCCACGATAATCTCTTTGGGCACCACCCTTCCTGAGGCTAGCGTATCGGTGTTGGCTGCCATGCAGGGGAATGCCGATCTGGCATTGGGAAATGCCATAGGTTCGATCATAGCTGACACAGGCCTTATAATTGGCTTGGCTTCGTTGCTGGGACATCTGCCTATAGAAAAGCTGGTCGTGGAAAGGCAGGGAAAGATTCAGCTGGGAGCGGGAATCTTGCTCGCAGTCGTCTGCCTGCCCTTCCTATCCCCTGGAGAGGGAGGAAACATAAGCCGGATGGTAGGAATCCTGTTTCTGGTGCTCTTGGGATTATACATATATTATTCAATTAAGTGGTCGAAAATAACTGATGCCCTTGGACCAGGCGATGAGGATGGGATAGAAATTACGAAAGAGGCAGATGGCTCTGTCCTGCTTTTGATAGGGAAGATATTTGCAGCAATAGCTATGGTAATCTTATCATCCAAAGTTTTGATATCATCTGTTGAGATTACGGCTGTAAGGGTGGGGATTCCACAAAGCGTCATAGCGGCTACGCTGATAGCCTTTGGCACTAGCCTTCCTGAGCTCATAACGGCTGTTAATGCGGTAAGAAAGGGTCACGGAGAGCTTGCGGTTGGAAACATAGTAGGAGCGGACATACTTAATGTATTGTTCGTGGTGGGAAGCGCTGCTGCGGTCACTCCTGGAGGGCTTGTAGTTCCATCAAACTATTTCAAGCTGCAGATACCGGCTATGGTTATTATACTTCTCGTATTCAGGTTTTTTACAAAAAAAAGGGGAGACAGCATTACAAAGCCTGAAGGAATCGTGCTTTTGGGGATGTACTTCGTATACCTGGCTCTTAATTACCTTTGGATCTGA
- a CDS encoding Lin0512 family protein, protein MKRFVIEFGMGIDFHGQDVNVAASRAVKDAISRSCLVGLNEICGIEADDLNENVYIEAIVGVDRPEELDVKRIEECFPVGKAQVSAVKGGLKSPGFMFLNFGDKDDTIEVAVASVQVKIND, encoded by the coding sequence ATGAAAAGATTTGTGATTGAATTCGGCATGGGAATCGATTTTCACGGACAGGATGTAAATGTCGCTGCAAGCCGAGCAGTAAAGGATGCTATATCCAGAAGCTGTCTCGTGGGGCTTAATGAAATCTGCGGCATTGAAGCGGACGACCTAAATGAAAACGTTTATATCGAAGCTATTGTGGGGGTAGACCGACCGGAAGAGCTGGATGTCAAGAGGATCGAAGAATGCTTTCCTGTTGGAAAGGCCCAAGTTAGTGCTGTAAAAGGAGGCTTGAAAAGTCCTGGTTTTATGTTTCTCAATTTTGGAGACAAGGATGACACCATTGAAGTGGCAGTTGCAAGCGTCCAGGTAAAAATAAATGATTGA
- the pdhA gene encoding pyruvate dehydrogenase (acetyl-transferring) E1 component subunit alpha encodes MGGSTLKISNDLVVEMYQKMLKIRKFETRAMNLFAEGKIPGFVHLYIGEEAVATGACANLNDDDYITSTHRGHGHIIAKGGDLKYMMAELFGKETGYCKGKGGSMHIADATKGILGANGIVGAGHNIAVGAGLAAQYRGNEQVCVCFFGDGSTNQSTFHEGLNLASIWKLPVVFVCENNGYGISLSQEKHQNITDISMRAVSYNIPGVTVDGNDVFAVYEAVSEAVSRARKGQGPTLIECKTYRHRGHFEGDPTTYRSTEEVDQWKKKDPIPRMEKYIIDNKVLSDEEIKALNDEIQSQVEDATSFALESKDPDVSSAVEDIYTDIVEEAR; translated from the coding sequence ATGGGAGGAAGTACATTGAAAATTTCAAACGACTTGGTAGTTGAAATGTATCAAAAGATGCTTAAGATCAGAAAGTTTGAGACAAGAGCCATGAACCTATTTGCAGAAGGGAAGATACCTGGCTTTGTTCACCTGTACATAGGTGAGGAAGCGGTTGCTACAGGGGCATGCGCAAACCTTAATGATGACGACTACATAACCAGCACTCACAGGGGACACGGCCATATCATAGCCAAAGGGGGAGACCTTAAGTACATGATGGCTGAGCTCTTTGGAAAAGAAACCGGATACTGCAAGGGCAAGGGCGGTTCAATGCACATTGCAGATGCGACAAAAGGAATTTTAGGTGCAAATGGCATCGTAGGAGCCGGTCACAACATCGCAGTTGGAGCAGGCCTTGCAGCCCAGTATAGAGGAAACGAGCAGGTTTGCGTATGCTTTTTCGGCGACGGGTCTACAAATCAGAGCACATTCCATGAAGGATTAAACCTTGCAAGCATATGGAAGCTTCCTGTAGTTTTTGTCTGCGAAAACAACGGCTATGGAATATCTTTAAGCCAGGAAAAGCACCAGAACATAACCGACATATCGATGAGGGCCGTATCCTACAATATCCCAGGGGTAACTGTTGACGGAAATGACGTGTTCGCGGTATACGAGGCTGTCAGCGAGGCGGTTTCGAGAGCTAGAAAGGGACAGGGGCCTACACTGATAGAGTGCAAGACCTACAGGCACAGGGGACACTTTGAAGGAGATCCTACCACATACAGAAGTACTGAAGAAGTGGATCAGTGGAAGAAGAAAGACCCGATACCCAGGATGGAAAAATATATAATCGACAACAAGGTATTAAGTGACGAGGAAATCAAGGCACTAAATGACGAGATTCAAAGCCAGGTTGAGGATGCTACCAGCTTTGCCCTGGAGAGCAAAGATCCTGATGTTAGTTCCGCTGTTGAAGATATTTATACCGATATCGTAGAGGAGGCAAGATAG